TGATCTTGTCGACGCACTGCCTGATGATCCTGGTCGCCTGGAACATCTCTTCGATCCTGACCATGTACCTGGCGTAGGAGTCTCCTGCGGTGAGTACGGGGACGTCGAAGTCCACGAGGTCGTAACCGTCGTAGGGGTCGTCGCGGCGGACATCGAAGTCGACGCCGGTTCCCCTGAGGGCGGGTCCGGTGATACCGAGGTTAGCGCACTGCTCCCTGGTGATGATTCCGGTTCCGACCATCCTGGAAATGAAGGTGGAGTTGTTGTCGATAAGTGCGATGATTTCCCAGAGTGCTTTGTCGAAGTGGTCGCAGCACCTGATGATATCCCTCATGAACCTGGATTTCTCCTCGTCGTTCATGTCGGGGTCGATGTCGAACACATCGTTCCTGACTCCTCCGATACGGGGGTAGTTGGTGGTACTCCTGGCACCGCAGAGCCTGACGTTCATATCCATCCAGAACTCCCTCTCCCTGGAGGCCCAGAGGAAGGCGGTGAAGTTACCGAGGTCGGTACCTACCGCAGCGAGCCACATGAGGTGGGACTGGAGACGGTTGATCTCGTCAGCCATGATCCTGATGTACTTGGTCTTCTCGGGAATCTCGATTCCGAGGGCCTTCTCACAGGTCATGCAGTAAAGGTGGGTGTACATCATCGATGCCGCATAGCAGAGACGGTCGGCCATAGGGATGATCTTGGGATACGTCCTGTTCTCGGCCTCCTTCTCCCATCCCCTGTGAAGGTATCCTACGATGGGGTCGGCATCGGTTACGATTTCTCCGTCCGCCTGGATCTTAAGGGTCCAGAGACCGTGGGAGAAGGGGTGCTGCGGACCCATGGTGATCCACATCTTGTCGGTGGCCATGGACTGGGAGGTGTACTCCTGCACCATTTCCTTGGTAACCTCTGCTCCTTCCGCGATGGCCTGTGCGTCGGGAATCTGAGTCTTTTTCTCGTCAGTCATCTCTTGTCCTCCCTGAGTTTATAGGACTTCCTCAGAGGGAAGAACTCGTAGGTGTCGGGGGTGAGAAGCCTCTCAAGCCTGGGGTGGTTATCGAAGATGATACCCAGAAGCTCCCAGGTCTCCCTCTCGTGCCAGTTGGCGCCGCCCCATACGTCGGATACGGTCTCGATGTGGAGATCGTCGTAGGGAACGTCGACCTCGAGCTCGAGGATGACGCCTTTGTAGAAGGTGTAGTTGTCAATCTCGTAGACGACCTGCATCTTGTTCTCGTCGGGGTAATCAACACCGCAGAGACAGTTGATGTGCTCGAAGCTGAGGTCGTCCTGGACGAACTTACAGATAGCTTTGATGTCAGCCTTGTCGAGGACCTTGGCGTAGACCCTGCGGGTCTCGGTCTTGGTGACCTCGATCTTGCCGGGGAATTTCTCCTCGAGCTTGGCTTTGATCTCGGCTTCCCAGGAGTCCTGATAT
The sequence above is a segment of the methanogenic archaeon ISO4-H5 genome. Coding sequences within it:
- a CDS encoding NADH dehydrogenase subunit C FpoC; this encodes MDTTIREYQDSWEAEIKAKLEEKFPGKIEVTKTETRRVYAKVLDKADIKAICKFVQDDLSFEHINCLCGVDYPDENKMQVVYEIDNYTFYKGVILELEVDVPYDDLHIETVSDVWGGANWHERETWELLGIIFDNHPRLERLLTPDTYEFFPLRKSYKLREDKR
- a CDS encoding NADH dehydrogenase subunit D FpoD, which gives rise to MTDEKKTQIPDAQAIAEGAEVTKEMVQEYTSQSMATDKMWITMGPQHPFSHGLWTLKIQADGEIVTDADPIVGYLHRGWEKEAENRTYPKIIPMADRLCYAASMMYTHLYCMTCEKALGIEIPEKTKYIRIMADEINRLQSHLMWLAAVGTDLGNFTAFLWASREREFWMDMNVRLCGARSTTNYPRIGGVRNDVFDIDPDMNDEEKSRFMRDIIRCCDHFDKALWEIIALIDNNSTFISRMVGTGIITREQCANLGITGPALRGTGVDFDVRRDDPYDGYDLVDFDVPVLTAGDSYARYMVRIEEMFQATRIIRQCVDKIRALGKSAPYRLKVPSRIPAGKTYARIEDCRGEAAMYLVSDGTDHPYRLKVRSAIFVNVSASKALLQGCRIADVPVIMAMIDMCLGETDR